The genomic window GGCAACAAGTGCGATTTTGTAACCATTGCAAAGCAGCGATCGCACTGGCGCAAGCAAAAACAGGTAAAGTATAACCAGAACGCGGCAAACTTAAAGACACATTGCACCAGTAAGGAGTAGATCGATTTAGGGATTCTCTTTCTGCTGACTGTTGTTTAGGGCAGCATTTTTATCCTATCCTCCAGTAATTATATAAGCAAACCTGATTTGCCTAAAGATGGGTCAATAGAGACTCTCTATATTAAACACAACACTTATTGGATTAAGCTTTGGTGGAAACCATCACTCAACCAGTTTTAGAGCCACAAGAAAATGTGACCTCATCATCGGTGCTTTTACCCGATAGCCAAAACCAGATTTATAGCAAACAAGCAATTCGCACCACTCTTCAAGCTTCTACTATTGATGGTGTATTTGCGGCTATTTTTACAAGTATTACTGGCGGCGTATTACTGACCAATTTCTTGCTTCAAGTAGGCGCAAGCCCCATAGAGATTGGAATGCTGTCATCGATTCCTATGCTATTAAACTTATTACAGCCCTTGGGGGCTTATATAGGCGATCGCACAAATAGCCGTCACTACTATTGTTTGTGGATTTTTGGCATCGCTCGGTTATTGTGGTTGATTTTGGTGGTGGGGATTGGCTGGATTAGTTGGTCAGGAAGTAATCTGCATCAGCTAGTCAGTTGGACTCTAGGAATGGTTTTAGCTACCCACATATTAGAATCTTTGGGTGGCTCTGCTTGGCTCAGTTGGATGGCGGTACTCGTTCCCCATCGTTTGCGGGGGCGTTATTTTGGGTTTCGCAATAGTGCGGCTAGTTTGACTAATCTAGTAGGTGTACCGCTACTCGGATTTGCGGTATCGGCTTGGCCAACTGGCACAATTGATGGCTACGCATTAGTGTTATTTCTAGCCGTAGTTGCAGGCATAATTAGCCTGGGATGTCAGTTTTTTATGACTGATGTCAATCCCCAGCTAACAGCGAAACAGCCAGTCCAAAAACCAGAAAAATTTTCACTTTTAGGTAATTTTTCGCCTAACTTTTTGATATTTTTGTTTTACTTTGGTTTGTGGACGTTTGCCGTTAACCTTAGTTCGCCATTTTTTAATCTTTACTTGTTAGACAACTTGCATTTAGATTTGTATTGGGCAACGCTGTACGGCAGTTTGACGGCGGGGGCAAACTTAGTAATGCTAATTTTGTGGGGGAAAATCGCTGATAAAGTCGGCAATCGTCCGTTGTTATTATTGGTAGGAGTTTTAGCTGGGGTAACGCCGTTATTTTGGCTAATAGCTGGAACGAATAATATTTCCTTATGGGTATGGCTACCATTAATACATATATTTAGTGGTGGTACTTGGGCAGCAATTGAATTGTGTAGTAGTAATATCCAAATGGAAGTTGCACCCAGAGAGCATCCTTCTAGTTATTTCGCCGTAGCGGCGGCCGTAGCGGGGCTTTGCGGAGCTTTGGGAACGACCGTTGGCGGCTTTTTGAGTCAGATACCCTTTATTGGTGGTTTACCAGGCTTGTTCGCGCTTTCGGCGGGGGTACGATTGTTTGCTTTATTGCCCTTAGTATATGTCACAGAACCTCGCAGTGTGAGAGTTACGCACCTTGTGAGTAATTGGCTAAATTCAAAAAGGCGATCGCCCGCTCAAAACATAACTGTGACAAATACCCCAAAATAGAACATAGAGGACTTGCTCTAAAGTAAAAACCGCATGAATACTGTTGATTATCTCCGCATTAGTTTAATTGACCGTTGTAATTTTCGCTGTCAATACTGTATGCCGGAAGAAGCCGAGCTAAACTATATTCTGCAACAAGAGAGATTGACGGATGAGGAGTTAGTAATTCTCATCAAAGAAGTTTTTATTCCTGTAGGTTTTACTCGTTTTCGTTTAACCGGGGGCGAACCTTTATTGCGTCCTGGGGTAGTAGATTTAGTAAGCAAAATTGCCGCACTTCCCCAAACTCAAGACCTTTCTATGACTACTAACGGTTTTCTTTTAGCTGGAATGGCGCAGCAATTGCACGATGCGGGGTTGCGCCGGGTAAATATTAGTTTAGACTCGTTAAACGCTGAAACCTTTGATGCAATTATTGGCAATCGCGGGCGATCGCAATGGGGGAAAGTATGGGATGGAATACAAGTAGCTTACAAAGTAGGTTTTGACCCTTTAAAACTAAATGTAGTTGTAATTCCCGGTGTAAATGACAGCGAAGTATTAGAATTGGCTGCTTTAACTATTGACAAACAATGGCACGTCCGGTTTATTGAATTTATGCCCATTGGTAATGATCGCCTATTTAACGAGCAAGGCTGGATATCTTCAGAGCAATTACGCACCCAGATTAGCAATAAGTACGGTTTAACCACAGCGTTTGTAAGCGGTAATGGGCCCGCCGATGTATTTAAAATTCCTGATGCTCAGGGAACTTTAGGCTTTATTAGTCAGATGTCAGAGTGTTTTTGCGATCGCTGTAACCGGATGCGCTTATCGGCGGATGGTTGGCTGCGTCCGTGTCTGTTGAATGAAAGTAACCAAATAGACTTAAAAACAGCTTTGAGGAGTGGCGTAGAGTTAGATAAATTGCGAAGTCTTGTCAGCGACTTATTGGCGCTTAAACCCGAAATTAACTACAAAGCCAGAGTTTCGGGGACTACAGGCGCTTACAACCGTACCATGTCGCAAATTGGCGGCTAGTTAGCAGCAACTTTTTAGCTGCGGAGGTCTTTTACAGTATGGTTATAATCGCTATCATAAAAACAATAGTGTATGCCTACTAACGACCAGGCTATTGCTTGTGTCAGAGTGTGTCAAATGCTCTCAAATGGTTATCAGCCTATTCATGTGTTCAGGTACAACCAGAAAACCAAAACAGTATTTATTCTTGCTGGGATAACTGAAAGCTTAGAAGTTTTGATTTTTCCTGATGGTCAATGGAGATTTAATGATGATGAAGCCTGATTTTAGCAAAATGACTCGTCAAGAATTGAGAAATTATGTATTAGCGCACCGAGAAGATGATGATGCAATCGAGGCTTTAATCAATAAAGGAAATTCTCACAGCCTTAAATATCCTTTTCCCAAGACGGAAGACGATTTTAGAGAAATGGCAGAGATACTCAAGCAAAAATTGGGGAGTAAAGGAGAGATATCCTAGAAAAGATACTATTTTGAGCGATCGCGCAATTCCACAATATTTTTAGCATTCTCCTTACCTATTTCCCCTATTCTCCACATTCTCTACATTCTCCCCCCTTATCAAGGGGGGCTGGGGGGGATCAACCGTTGAATCTCACCACAAACCCGCTCAAAATCACCTAAAATTTGCTGATTTGTAAATCGGATTACCTCGATCCCGTAACCTTCTAACCTTTGAGTTCTTTCGCAATCATAATCTTTGCCATCATTGGTACAGTGGCTTTCTCCATCGACTTCAATTACTAGCTTGAGAGTAGGACAGTAGAAGTCAACAATAAAATAATCAATTGGTCTTTGTCGTAAAACTGTAAACTTGAAAGTTCTTAAATATCCGTACCAAAGCCTTTTTTCTGCGCTTGTCATGTTTTTTCGCAGTTCTTTCGCTTGAGGAATTAAAGCGGGATTGTAGGGAAGATAAAACTCGCTATCTTTGACGTTTAACAGTTGATCCCCCCCAACCCCCCTTGATAAGGGGGGAGAATAAATAATTAGGAATGGTTGTGGTTGTTTGTTTGTTCAATTTATCCTCTTTTGTGCGATCGCCTGAGTTTTTTTAGCACGATTATCTCTAATGTAGGGAGCGATCGCGCAATTCCACAATATTTTTAGCATTCTCCCTACCTATTTCCCCTATTCTCCACATTCTCCACATTCTCTACATTCTCCCCCCTTATTAAGGGGGGTTGGGGGGGATCAACCGTTGAATCTCACCACAAACTCTCTCAAAATCACTCTTAATTTATCTCTCCTTCCACAATCTTAATTTCTGCTTCTGTCAATTCGTAAAGTTGATAAACCAGTCGATCTATTTCGGTTTCAATGTCCTTAATGTCTTTCCCTTTAGCGTCAAGACATTTTTTTACAAGAGTCTCTATCTTTTTTTGCTCTGTTTTGGTAGCAATAAAGATAGGAATTTGTTTCATATAGTCGCTAAATGATCTCAGATAACCACCTCGAATAGAGTTAGAAATCATCGAATAGAACCATTCAACTAATTGAGAGTTTAAAAGCCCACAAAGCCACACTTCATTAGTTGGAATAAAGTAGCAAGTATTACCTGCATAAAAACCTAATCGATCAATTGAAAAACTTTGATGCTCATAAATATCAGGATAGATAATTTTAGGTTGCTCAAATTCTTGCCAGTAAATACAAGAGCGTAATTCCCAAAAATATTTACCTTGGTCGCAGCGCTTGATTAATGATTCTTTAAATTGAAAAAAATATTGATAAATTGCCGGATAAGTTTCTGAAAAAATTTCCTCTGCCTCTTTTTCTGGTCGATCAGACCAGGGATGTTTTTTATTTTCAGAAGATTCAATTTTGATGATATATTGATCAGTAAAATCAATATGCCATCGCTTAATATCTCGACCACGCAAAAAAGGCTTTAACACTTCAGCAGAAGAAGTGTCTTCAGTAATCAATCTGTCGCGTGTAGCTTTATTTACAACGAATGCCTCATTAAAACCTGTCTTAATTCCGTAATAAAATCTGCCGTTTATATACTCCCCTAACGGCGTACCAGAAGTTTGCAGTTTTGCTAATAAGTTTAAGGTTTGAAAAGACTCTAGCCGCCAACCGTCAGATTTCAAGTTTCCCTGCGAAATTGTTAAACTATCTTGCTCTAATTCCGTCGCAAAATGTGCAATATTTTGTTTTTTCGCTTCATCCCATGACAAAGTTTGTACTTGATTTGCATTAGATTGAATTTTACTTAAAATGATAATGCTAGGATAGGCGATCGCTTCTTCAAAAACTGGAAAATCACCGAAATCGATTAAATAGTGAATCGTTGTTGAATCTGTTAAAAGTTGGCGTAATTTCTTACCATAACCCGCTCTAAAATATTTGTTAGAAGATATATAAGTTAAATGACCGCTTGCTTTTAATAAATGCAAGCTTAATTCATAAAAATATACAAACAAATCAGCAACACCTGTATAGCATTGATAATTTTGCAGCAAAATTGGCTTTAATTCCTTGATATCTTCCTGTCTGATATAAGGTGGATTCCCAACTACTACATCAAAGCCAATAAAATCACCTTCATTATTCAAAACTTCAGGAAATTCAAACCGCCACTCTAGCGCATTTTCATAAAGCCTACCGCTTTCTATATCCTCAATCTCAACCCTTAATTTATCAATTTCATTATTTAACTTAGCGATCTTTTGATCTCGTGCTTTTTTAGCTGCTTTTGTCTCCTCAAATAACAAAGGTTGTTCTAAACCATAAACCTCACCCTCTAAATTTCTCAACTTAGTTTTATTTGGATCAATTCCTTGCAACGTCGTCTTAAAACTGCCTTTGATATCTTTAATTAATCTTTCCATTTCTCGCTTTTGCTCTTTACTTTCAGCATTGCGATAAGTTTGCACAGCATTTTTATAAGTATCTATACTGTGTTTATTTTTATTTAAAGCTTGTTTCAAATCAGCATCCAACGCAAACCGACTAATTAAAGAATTACCGCACTTGATATTAATATCAATGTTTGGTAGAGTCTCTAATTCTGTCCCATTACTTTCTACCCGATAATAAGCATTTTTTAAAAGCTCAATCCATAGCCGCAAACGACAAATTTTTACTGAGTTTGGATTAATGTCGACACCAAATAGACAGTTTTCAATAATTGTCTGCTTCTCGTGAAAAAGCGTTTCTTGTATGCGCTGACTTTCTTTGCTTTTTGGATTGTACTCAAATAACTTTCCATCATCATCAATGACAATCAGTTCATCATTTACAACTTCAACCTGATAATCTCTTAAGGTTTTCCCACTTCTATCAAGGAGAATTTTTAATTCACTTTTGATTGCAATTATTTCATTAAGAGCCGAAACTAAAAAATGTCCCGAACCTACCGCCGGATCGCAAATCTTTAAACTATTAATAATGTTGTTAGCGGCTTTTTTGTCTGTAATTTTTTCATTCAAATCATCAATATTTTGGTGATGCATCAAATTAATGTGGGATAGGTAGCAATATCATGCCAACTCCACGCTCTCGTTGCTAATCCGGCTCGTTGTGCAGCAGTTGTTTTGAATCGGCTATGCTGCCAAATCCAGTTGAAGTAACTCACCACTAATCGAGTTGTCACTTTTGTCTGTTCCCACACCTTACCAAACTTGTTCTGTCGTCGATGCCATCTTCCGGTTTGTTGTCGCACAGTACCATTAGTACGTTCTAATCGCTGCGTTTTGTCTTTGCCAATGTAGTGGTGAATTTCAGGAGGTAGAACTCGCTCATACCCGCCCCAAGCATCACTGTTAAATTGCTTGCAATTTGTTTTTCCCTCGGTGTTGAGGACTAACTGACCAATCAGTTCATCAGTGTGTTTGCCAACTCGCGCCGCCAGAATTAAGCCACTTGAATCGGCAAGACTCAGACCGATCCAACAATCCCCGACTTCTAGTTCTTGAGCGCAACACTGTTTCTGTTTTTTGAGACAAATGACCACATCTCATCGGCACTTACCTCCTCTGTTTGTACAGCTTGGACTTCGGCATTGTGAACCAATTGGGCTTTTTGACTGGCAGCGCGAACAATACTCACAACTGTGTTGTAGGCAAGCCCAGTTGTTCTACTAATCCCTCGTAAACTACTGCCCTCACTATGTGCTTGCAACACTTGGCGAATTTGTTCAGGACTAATATGTCGACGATAGTACAAACTGTCGAAGGATTCCGAGAACGTTTGATGGCAAGCGGGACACAGGTAACGTTGATGTCCGTTCGGCATCTTGCCATGTTTATGGGCTTTAATGTGACCACACAGAGGACAATCCATAGAGATGCTTCGAGTTTAAAACCACCCTGTCACTATATCATCCCACATTGAATTGACGCACTACCAATATTTTGACAATTTAAACCATTAAATTCATTAAATTTCTGTACCACCGCTCTACGAATTGTTTCACGACACATATACATCGTAATAAAGCCTGGTGTAAAGAAAGAACCATCTTTATAGCCGTTAATTTTCTCAAAAATTAGACCAAGCACCGAAGCATTAATTAGTGTTTTATTTTCTTCTTGAATCTCCTCCGAACCTTCACTACTAAAATCATAAGCATTGAGAAATTCAAATAAATATTCCAAAGCATTGAGATTACCCAATCGCCTTTTACCATTACTATTTTTTAAAACACTAGATGAAAAAATAGGCAGCTTTTCATCTCTGAGATTGCTAATAAAAATGGTTAACTGCTCGATATCCGTTGGCTCAAACAACGAACTGTTAAGATAAGGAATATTAGCAAAAATGGCTTTTATACTTGCATTGCGATCGCATTGCTTACGAGCTAGTACGTCAAAGAAAAGTCTATTAACATCACCATAACTTTGTACTTTTGTCAAGCTCAAAAAAGCAAAAGATTGATCGCCTTTATGATATTTGATTAATTGAGCTTCTAGTAACTTAAGGAAAAGAACACGATTTATCCAAGTGATTACTAACTCTAAACCAACATTAAAAAGTCTTTCTCCTTCAGAATCTCCAAACTGTTCCGGCTTTTCTATTCGAGAGATTTTGTCTAAACTATCAAGCTGATTGATGGCATTTTCAAGCAAAGAACCTGCAACGCGATCGCCTTCTTTTTTGCGTCCGATTAGCTTTTTGCTACCTTCCTTTGTTTCCGTCAAGCCGATAATATACAACAACTCGTTATAAAAAGCCTTATCTAGTCTGTTGCTATCGTTAGCAAAGGGCAATTTTAATAAATGTTCTGGGGAAAACAGCTTAAATAATGCAATCAGTTCGTGATCGCCTTCTTCGTTACTATTCCTCAAAAACCCGTCATAGTCGCGGATATCAAAATGGGTAAACTCAATTTCATTTTCAACGAGTGCGAGTGCGATCGCTTTTTTAGCAATTTGTGTATAGAAAAATTCAGTTTTTGTACTACTTAGTCTCCCGGCTTCAAAA from Synechocystis sp. PCC 7509 includes these protein-coding regions:
- a CDS encoding DUF559 domain-containing protein, whose amino-acid sequence is MIYSPPLSRGVGGDQLLNVKDSEFYLPYNPALIPQAKELRKNMTSAEKRLWYGYLRTFKFTVLRQRPIDYFIVDFYCPTLKLVIEVDGESHCTNDGKDYDCERTQRLEGYGIEVIRFTNQQILGDFERVCGEIQRLIPPSPP
- the moaA gene encoding GTP 3',8-cyclase MoaA, which produces MNTVDYLRISLIDRCNFRCQYCMPEEAELNYILQQERLTDEELVILIKEVFIPVGFTRFRLTGGEPLLRPGVVDLVSKIAALPQTQDLSMTTNGFLLAGMAQQLHDAGLRRVNISLDSLNAETFDAIIGNRGRSQWGKVWDGIQVAYKVGFDPLKLNVVVIPGVNDSEVLELAALTIDKQWHVRFIEFMPIGNDRLFNEQGWISSEQLRTQISNKYGLTTAFVSGNGPADVFKIPDAQGTLGFISQMSECFCDRCNRMRLSADGWLRPCLLNESNQIDLKTALRSGVELDKLRSLVSDLLALKPEINYKARVSGTTGAYNRTMSQIGG
- a CDS encoding DUF7149 domain-containing protein, which gives rise to MTPKKLSPRQALNKAFLKVKPIRENIETFKTNLIKLIDQINETESEEFHKNLVADFLKHTYYSPSHFINTKGRNDLVIHNGKDAKSNVGVIVEAKKPTNKGEMLAVDNLNTKAFQELVLYFLRERIKGNNLEIRYLVATNIYEWFIFDATTFEQLFVQNKALVKQFTDFEAGRLSSTKTEFFYTQIAKKAIALALVENEIEFTHFDIRDYDGFLRNSNEEGDHELIALFKLFSPEHLLKLPFANDSNRLDKAFYNELLYIIGLTETKEGSKKLIGRKKEGDRVAGSLLENAINQLDSLDKISRIEKPEQFGDSEGERLFNVGLELVITWINRVLFLKLLEAQLIKYHKGDQSFAFLSLTKVQSYGDVNRLFFDVLARKQCDRNASIKAIFANIPYLNSSLFEPTDIEQLTIFISNLRDEKLPIFSSSVLKNSNGKRRLGNLNALEYLFEFLNAYDFSSEGSEEIQEENKTLINASVLGLIFEKINGYKDGSFFTPGFITMYMCRETIRRAVVQKFNEFNGLNCQNIGSASIQCGMI
- a CDS encoding DUF6888 family protein, translated to MPTNDQAIACVRVCQMLSNGYQPIHVFRYNQKTKTVFILAGITESLEVLIFPDGQWRFNDDEA
- a CDS encoding Eco57I restriction-modification methylase domain-containing protein, which produces MHHQNIDDLNEKITDKKAANNIINSLKICDPAVGSGHFLVSALNEIIAIKSELKILLDRSGKTLRDYQVEVVNDELIVIDDDGKLFEYNPKSKESQRIQETLFHEKQTIIENCLFGVDINPNSVKICRLRLWIELLKNAYYRVESNGTELETLPNIDINIKCGNSLISRFALDADLKQALNKNKHSIDTYKNAVQTYRNAESKEQKREMERLIKDIKGSFKTTLQGIDPNKTKLRNLEGEVYGLEQPLLFEETKAAKKARDQKIAKLNNEIDKLRVEIEDIESGRLYENALEWRFEFPEVLNNEGDFIGFDVVVGNPPYIRQEDIKELKPILLQNYQCYTGVADLFVYFYELSLHLLKASGHLTYISSNKYFRAGYGKKLRQLLTDSTTIHYLIDFGDFPVFEEAIAYPSIIILSKIQSNANQVQTLSWDEAKKQNIAHFATELEQDSLTISQGNLKSDGWRLESFQTLNLLAKLQTSGTPLGEYINGRFYYGIKTGFNEAFVVNKATRDRLITEDTSSAEVLKPFLRGRDIKRWHIDFTDQYIIKIESSENKKHPWSDRPEKEAEEIFSETYPAIYQYFFQFKESLIKRCDQGKYFWELRSCIYWQEFEQPKIIYPDIYEHQSFSIDRLGFYAGNTCYFIPTNEVWLCGLLNSQLVEWFYSMISNSIRGGYLRSFSDYMKQIPIFIATKTEQKKIETLVKKCLDAKGKDIKDIETEIDRLVYQLYELTEAEIKIVEGEIN
- a CDS encoding DUF6887 family protein; its protein translation is MVNGDLMMMKPDFSKMTRQELRNYVLAHREDDDAIEALINKGNSHSLKYPFPKTEDDFREMAEILKQKLGSKGEIS
- a CDS encoding IS1 family transposase (programmed frameshift); protein product: MDCPLCGHIKAHKHGKMPNGHQRYLCPACHQTFSESFDSLYYRRHISPEQIRQVLQAHSEGSSLRGISRTTGLAYNTVVSIVRAASQKAQLVHNAEVQAVQTEEVSADEMWSFVKKQKQCCAQELEVGDCWIGLSLADSSGLILAARVGKHTDELIGQLVLNTEGKTNCKQFNSDAWGGYERVLPPEIHHYIGKDKTQRLERTNGTVRQQTGRWHRRQNKFGKVWEQTKVTTRLVVSYFNWIWQHSRFKTTAAQRAGLATRAWSWHDIATYPTLI
- a CDS encoding MFS transporter → METITQPVLEPQENVTSSSVLLPDSQNQIYSKQAIRTTLQASTIDGVFAAIFTSITGGVLLTNFLLQVGASPIEIGMLSSIPMLLNLLQPLGAYIGDRTNSRHYYCLWIFGIARLLWLILVVGIGWISWSGSNLHQLVSWTLGMVLATHILESLGGSAWLSWMAVLVPHRLRGRYFGFRNSAASLTNLVGVPLLGFAVSAWPTGTIDGYALVLFLAVVAGIISLGCQFFMTDVNPQLTAKQPVQKPEKFSLLGNFSPNFLIFLFYFGLWTFAVNLSSPFFNLYLLDNLHLDLYWATLYGSLTAGANLVMLILWGKIADKVGNRPLLLLVGVLAGVTPLFWLIAGTNNISLWVWLPLIHIFSGGTWAAIELCSSNIQMEVAPREHPSSYFAVAAAVAGLCGALGTTVGGFLSQIPFIGGLPGLFALSAGVRLFALLPLVYVTEPRSVRVTHLVSNWLNSKRRSPAQNITVTNTPK